A region of Ictidomys tridecemlineatus isolate mIctTri1 chromosome 4, mIctTri1.hap1, whole genome shotgun sequence DNA encodes the following proteins:
- the LOC120889696 gene encoding NXPE family member 1, giving the protein MSSNAVLQKMLLVLTSLLVIAWITSIISQNSTKLWSAINVPISFYHWNISTKCSCSEIKMSPVNTPTETELRIRKILKTLNQLIPPRPFTHEDTTTSATHSTVTILNPRDTYCRGDQLDILLEARDHLGHKKKYGGDFLRARMSSSALKAGASGKVTDFNNGTYLVSFTLFWEGQVSLSLLLIHPSEGVSALWRARNQGYDKIIFKGKFVNGTSQVFTECGLTLNSSSELCTYLYGRDQEAFYCKKPQHMPCEALTYMSSTNREISYLSVKEKSLFHKSKVGVEMMKDLKNIDVSHCNKSEKSTEKCQIGMKIPVPGGYTLQGRWITTFCNQIQLDTNNINGCLKGKLIYLLGDSTICQWIYYLPKVVKTLKYFDLHETGSFPKRLLLDAGRHTQIQWKKHGFPIITHNLYSVTDEAYIPREIDLISGDKNTAIAITFGHHFRPFPIDLFIRRAINIRKAIERLFLRSPDTKVIIKTENIREMHVETEWFGDFHGYIQYLILNDIFKDLNVGVIDAWDMTIAYGTNNLHPPDHVIRTQINMFLSYIC; this is encoded by the exons CTTTGGTCTGCTATAAATGTACCCATCAGCTTTTATCACTGGAACATCTCCACAAAGTGTTCatgttctgaaataaaaatgagcccTGTAAACACACCAACAGAGACTGAGCTGAGAATAAGGAAGATTCTGAAAACACTAAACCAGCTGATCCCACCCAGACCCTTCACCCATGAGGACACCACCACCAGTGCCACACACAGCACAGTCACCATCCTCAACCCTAGAGACACATACTGCAGGGGGGACCAGCTGGATATCCTGCTGGAGGCCAGGGACCACCTGGGacacaaaaagaaatatggaGGGGACTTTTTGAGGGCCAGGATGTCCTCCTCAGCCCTGAAGGCAGGCGCCTCAGGAAAGGTGACGGACTTCAACAATGGCACCTACCTTGTCAGCTTCACTCTGTTCTGGGAGGGCCAGGTCTCCCTGTCTCTCCTGCTCATCCACCCCAGTGAAGGGGTGTCGGCTCTCTGGAGGGCAAGGAACCAAGgctatgataaaattattttcaaaggtAAATTTGTTAATGGCACCTCCCAAGTCTTCACTGAATGTGGCCTGACCCTAAACTCTAGCTCTGAACTGTGCACCTACCTGTACGGGAGAGACCAGGAAGCCTTCTACTGCAAGAAGCCTCAACACATGCCCTGTGAGGCCCTGACCTATATGTCCTCCACGAACCGAGAAATTTCTTATCTTTCAGTCAAGGAAAAAAGCCTTTTCCATAA GTCCAAAGTGGGAGTTGAAATGATGAAAGACCTTAAAAATATTGATGTCTCCCATTGCAACA AGAGTGAAAAGAGCACAGAGAAATGCCAAATTGGAATGAAGATTCCGGTCCCTGGTGGATACACTTTACAAGGAAGGTGGATAACAACATTTTGTAACCAGATTCAACTAGATACAAATAACATCAATGGCTGCTTGAAAGGAAAACTCATTTACCTCCTGGGAGACTCCACAATATGTCAGTGGATCTACTACTTACCCAAAGTAGTAAAAA caCTGAAATATTTTGATCTTCATGAAACCGGATCTTTTCCGAAGCGTTTGCTTCTGGATGCTGGAAGACATACTCAAATTCAGTGGAAAAAACATGGCTTTCCTATTATCACTCATAATCTCTACTCTGTGACAGATGAAGCTTACATCCCTCGAGAAATTGACCTAATATCAGGGGATAAAAACACAGCCATTGCGATAACTTTTGGCCACCACTTCAGACCCTTCCCCATTGACCTTTTCATTCGCAGGGCCATCAATATTCGAAAAGCTATTGAACGACTATTCCTAAGAAGCCCAGACACTAAAGTGATCATTAAGACAGAAAATATCAGGGAGATGCACGTAGAAACAGAGTGGTTTGGAGACTTCCATGGTTACATTCAGTACCTTATCCTGAATGACATTTTCAAAGATCTCAATGTGGGTGTCATTGATGCCTGGGACATGACCATTGCATATGGCACCAATAATCTCCACCCACCTGATCATGTGATTCGAACTCAGATTAACATGTTCTTAAGCTACATTTGCTAA